From Nitrospira sp.:
GCATCGTTGGCCTTGATACTCGTTCTAGCGCCATATTGGCTGGGCCTATGATTTTCGTAATGCGGCAATGTGGGGTCTTAGAGATCATTTTGGGTCTTTCTGGAGAAGCGAAGTGACGGATAGGAGGACATGATTATGTGGAGACTCATTCGTACGATGATGGTGATCGGTGTCGTGACCGTGAGCTTGGCCGGATTCCAGGAACTTCTGGCTGAAAGCCAAGGCCAGCAGACCGTTACCTTTCAGATCGATGGGATGACCTGCGGAGCTTGCGTTAAGGACGTCAAAGCCGCCCTGGCTAAGGTGTCTGGTTTTAGCGAGATCGGATTCAGCGTGGGAAAGAAGTGGGTCGTGTTCTCTGATTATTCAGACGTCCGAGCATCGGTGACGTTTGATCCGGAGAAGGCGGATGTGAGGACGTTGATCATGGCCGTCGAGGCGGCTAGTAACCCACTATCAAAATATAGGGCACACGTGCTCGACAAATAAGCGGCGGTTAACTGGTGTCAGATTACGAAGTTGAAGGAGGCGCTGTTATGAACCAGGAGGCACATGC
This genomic window contains:
- a CDS encoding heavy-metal-associated domain-containing protein yields the protein MVIGVVTVSLAGFQELLAESQGQQTVTFQIDGMTCGACVKDVKAALAKVSGFSEIGFSVGKKWVVFSDYSDVRASVTFDPEKADVRTLIMAVEAASNPLSKYRAHVLDK